A stretch of Longibacter salinarum DNA encodes these proteins:
- a CDS encoding SPOR domain-containing protein: MPANIFERIADILGLPTDRSEKLVRAMIREIRKRARKGRGVKIPNLGSFAVEDGQLTFTPAKSLARAVNQRFEGLGDEQVALPELDEQSGTGEGPTTITRGFDMGAWDPLDTGGESTASGTSSTSTSGGADTDEFQIAQEAPDTDEFEIPGGSDQDSNRDAPRDEAPRQEVDASTKEPESDPQWDVGPARSVEEDDSSAEDAFPSPDRLRGEESARDQGSDIDPSAPLSVDDHRAENVDDDSYDDSGFSFSNDPDERAASVDDADADEPNPWAAESAWDLSTVTSSDVDDSDDVGDDPATDPEDPSDYPSYRPPDADEQEAENQPSRSIFDFDEEEEEPDSPKRDAPKTTKIDVASLEDEAEEQETSSSSAATVISVVVILFLALAGGWIVLGQQGIVPAPDRVLGLEKGLTTSSSPSASNDAEEAPSTVSSSQNDASATETGSPQGQADETTAPEETTEAGNNTQRGFDSQQGGFTIAVASRSTRSGAQAMVEQFRRNLADTNLPVDIVTATTNGTTRYRVGVGQFSTRAAANETRRELQTRLPDGAWPVPIDGE; encoded by the coding sequence ATGCCTGCAAATATTTTCGAACGCATCGCCGATATCCTCGGCCTCCCGACGGATCGGTCTGAGAAATTAGTCCGCGCAATGATTCGCGAGATTCGGAAGCGAGCGCGGAAAGGACGTGGCGTTAAAATCCCCAATCTCGGATCCTTCGCCGTCGAAGACGGCCAACTTACGTTCACGCCTGCGAAATCCTTGGCCCGAGCCGTAAACCAGCGTTTCGAGGGCCTTGGTGATGAACAGGTCGCTCTCCCGGAGCTCGACGAACAATCCGGTACGGGTGAAGGACCGACGACAATCACTCGCGGCTTTGACATGGGAGCGTGGGATCCGTTGGATACCGGTGGTGAATCCACGGCATCGGGTACAAGCTCCACGTCGACCTCTGGTGGCGCGGATACAGACGAGTTTCAGATCGCTCAAGAGGCGCCAGACACGGACGAGTTCGAGATTCCGGGAGGGAGTGACCAGGACTCAAACCGCGACGCACCGCGCGACGAGGCTCCACGCCAGGAGGTCGATGCGTCTACCAAGGAACCCGAGTCTGATCCGCAGTGGGATGTCGGGCCCGCTAGATCGGTCGAGGAAGATGATTCATCAGCCGAAGACGCGTTCCCCAGTCCTGACCGATTGCGAGGGGAGGAATCAGCGCGTGACCAGGGATCGGACATCGATCCTTCCGCCCCATTGAGCGTGGATGACCATCGTGCCGAAAACGTGGACGATGACTCCTACGATGATTCCGGGTTCTCTTTCTCGAATGATCCTGATGAACGCGCGGCGTCAGTGGACGATGCAGACGCAGATGAACCAAATCCCTGGGCTGCTGAGTCAGCATGGGACTTGTCAACGGTAACCTCGTCGGATGTCGACGATTCCGATGACGTCGGTGATGATCCTGCCACTGACCCGGAAGACCCGAGCGACTATCCGTCCTATCGACCACCGGACGCTGACGAGCAGGAGGCTGAAAATCAGCCGTCAAGGTCCATCTTCGACTTTGACGAGGAAGAGGAAGAACCCGACTCACCAAAACGGGACGCCCCGAAAACGACGAAGATTGACGTCGCCTCGCTCGAAGATGAAGCCGAGGAGCAAGAAACGAGTTCATCGAGCGCAGCAACCGTAATTTCCGTTGTCGTGATCCTCTTTCTTGCTCTCGCGGGTGGATGGATCGTCCTTGGCCAGCAGGGAATCGTCCCGGCTCCAGACCGTGTTCTCGGTCTGGAGAAGGGCCTCACGACCTCATCGTCCCCATCCGCATCGAACGATGCTGAGGAGGCTCCATCTACTGTCTCCTCCTCCCAAAACGACGCTTCTGCGACCGAAACGGGATCGCCCCAAGGTCAAGCAGATGAGACGACGGCCCCCGAAGAAACGACCGAAGCTGGAAACAATACGCAACGCGGATTCGATTCACAGCAGGGCGGCTTCACCATTGCCGTGGCCTCTCGCTCCACGCGTTCGGGTGCTCAGGCAATGGTTGAGCAATTCCGACGGAATCTGGCAGATACCAACTTGCCTGTAGATATCGTTACTGCTACAACGAACGGAACGACCCGATACCGCGTCGGCGTTGGCCAGTTTTCGACACGTGCCGCCGCGAACGAGACGCGCCGCGAACTGCAGACGCGTCTCCCCGACGGAGCATGGCCTGTCCCAATCGATGGTGAGTAA
- a CDS encoding MotA/TolQ/ExbB proton channel family protein encodes MAPLPQVDTTAADTTQAAGAGAQSLLDILFQGGWVMIPILLLSLVAIYLLIERLITIRNAQSDPEVVTDRIRQYVRSGDVDGAISYCMQKDVPITRILKQGLERLGRPISEIQDAVQAAGKYETFELEKKTNMLASIAGVAPMLGFFGTVLGMIRAFQEIQNLQGNVNPSVLAGGIWEALVTTATGLLVGILALLAYNFLLTRIRRLTNDMERSATDFIDLLQEPVPPQS; translated from the coding sequence ATGGCGCCGCTGCCGCAAGTCGACACGACCGCTGCCGATACAACGCAAGCTGCCGGAGCGGGCGCACAGTCCCTCCTTGACATCTTATTTCAAGGCGGATGGGTGATGATTCCCATTCTCCTGCTCTCGCTCGTAGCAATTTATCTGCTCATTGAGCGCCTGATCACGATCCGTAATGCGCAATCGGACCCAGAGGTCGTTACCGACCGGATACGTCAATACGTCCGCTCAGGCGATGTCGACGGAGCGATATCTTACTGCATGCAGAAGGACGTCCCCATCACGCGCATTCTGAAGCAGGGGCTTGAGCGCCTCGGGCGCCCCATTTCGGAGATCCAGGATGCCGTTCAGGCTGCAGGAAAGTACGAAACGTTTGAGCTGGAGAAAAAGACGAACATGCTCGCAAGCATCGCGGGAGTCGCTCCTATGCTTGGATTCTTCGGAACGGTCCTCGGTATGATTCGCGCGTTTCAGGAGATTCAGAACCTGCAGGGCAATGTTAATCCCAGCGTTCTCGCCGGCGGGATCTGGGAGGCTCTCGTTACAACAGCGACCGGGCTCCTCGTCGGTATTCTCGCTTTACTTGCGTACAACTTCCTCCTTACACGGATTCGCAGGCTGACAAACGACATGGAGCGCTCGGCGACCGACTTTATCGACCTGCTTCAAGAGCCCGTACCTCCACAGTCGTAG
- a CDS encoding ExbD/TolR family protein, translated as MPLDFSPSREPLSTFSLAGMTDIVLLLLIFFLLTSNFIPQMGIRVTLPQVESSAPVERDYVTVVLTDEGTYYVNGQRVSESRLVASIRSAKTTQSALVLRADQGATIGQFATVASAAQALNLRVLMATERNRR; from the coding sequence ATGCCACTCGACTTCTCCCCGTCGCGTGAGCCGCTGTCGACGTTCAGCCTTGCCGGCATGACCGACATCGTGCTTCTGCTCCTGATCTTTTTTCTTTTGACCTCGAACTTTATCCCACAAATGGGAATCCGGGTCACACTTCCCCAGGTGGAGTCATCAGCTCCGGTAGAGCGTGATTACGTGACCGTGGTTCTCACCGATGAAGGGACGTATTACGTTAACGGTCAACGCGTCTCAGAGAGCCGGCTTGTTGCTTCCATCCGATCTGCGAAGACGACGCAATCCGCTCTCGTGCTTCGTGCGGATCAGGGTGCTACAATCGGACAGTTCGCCACGGTTGCTTCCGCAGCTCAGGCGCTAAATCTGCGCGTGTTGATGGCAACAGAGCGTAACCGCCGCTGA
- a CDS encoding GldM family protein, whose amino-acid sequence MAGENSDIKQLRYQVMLALYLPILLYSFSTFDLDETTFAVKEVKPVVVGDENIVLGQPYTARAYLTAASKVTLKAPDGRMTVMGDTSLQMPTGSLLAEDEDVKKINYTAVMEYQQVNKETAETEVRGSFTVRRPELVATSVATQSLYRQTLNQIRIDVPGLENQPLKLEANGNMQEGRQLRLSPSGQSVSVRAFLASEEEDDVFLGSKEFAVIDPPRPEIKVLDATGKQLTSGDAFSKARPVLDFEIEPDREYASSYPQDARYQIRRARVSIRKGLAASQEVGTFNLSNGSELRLVRELRDARPKDQILVQLQGVVRINHAGQAIPVQLSEASRSFSFVLS is encoded by the coding sequence ATGGCTGGAGAAAATTCGGATATTAAACAGCTGCGGTACCAGGTGATGCTGGCGCTGTACCTGCCGATCCTCCTGTACTCTTTCAGTACGTTTGATCTGGATGAGACGACCTTCGCGGTCAAGGAAGTGAAGCCGGTCGTCGTAGGGGATGAGAACATCGTTCTCGGACAGCCCTACACAGCTCGAGCATACCTTACCGCTGCAAGCAAAGTGACATTGAAGGCGCCCGATGGGCGGATGACCGTCATGGGCGACACGTCTCTTCAAATGCCGACAGGTAGCCTCCTGGCGGAAGATGAGGACGTAAAGAAGATCAATTACACCGCGGTGATGGAATATCAGCAGGTGAACAAGGAGACGGCCGAAACAGAGGTCCGTGGTTCCTTCACCGTGCGCCGACCCGAGCTCGTTGCCACGAGTGTGGCGACGCAATCGCTCTATCGGCAGACGCTGAACCAGATCCGGATCGACGTTCCGGGTCTTGAGAACCAGCCGCTGAAGCTGGAGGCCAACGGAAACATGCAGGAAGGGCGTCAGCTACGCCTGAGCCCGTCTGGGCAGTCTGTGTCTGTCCGGGCCTTCTTGGCCAGCGAAGAAGAAGATGATGTCTTCTTGGGATCGAAAGAGTTTGCTGTTATCGATCCGCCTCGACCGGAGATCAAGGTTCTCGATGCCACGGGCAAACAACTCACCAGCGGCGACGCCTTTTCGAAGGCACGTCCCGTGCTCGACTTTGAAATCGAGCCCGACCGTGAGTATGCGTCCAGCTACCCGCAGGATGCCCGTTACCAAATCCGTCGTGCCCGCGTCTCTATCAGGAAGGGACTTGCTGCGAGCCAAGAGGTTGGCACGTTCAATCTCTCGAACGGCAGCGAACTGCGACTCGTGCGTGAGTTGCGCGACGCACGCCCGAAGGACCAAATTCTGGTCCAATTGCAGGGTGTCGTTCGTATCAACCACGCCGGACAGGCCATCCCTGTTCAGCTAAGCGAGGCCAGCCGTTCCTTCAGTTTCGTGCTCTCGTAG
- a CDS encoding formylglycine-generating enzyme family protein → MSMKRFIAATLLFILVGSVSEANAQRLFLQGGALVAEDTELSSISGTTPAVGGGVQFDYANYGRLRAGLTYQDLLSLEAILQLHPLGVDANINPYLFAGYGRYFSRGVNDEKGMIPVGVGLEYGVQRNIAISLEVSGRWGYVEREDISQTDTPEIVAGLMPSLGLVYKLERIARAEPGATPVDQKDRREREPREPREPGESEGFARQQNFGERGGAVQSPFQDPTQLTQGGPPSAFERPDRDSIKTNEPLMISGPNDAAFDDPGVPPISGEVVVSEDGDMVRLPDGTFIMGLTDEDPFDIQNAGRRRITVSSFYMDRFEVTNAEYREFLNQSNRRDDLLPDSSAWRESASRADWSTYFYGSTYDDYPVVAITWEEASEYCQYAGKRLPTEAEWEYAARSGRVGGIYPWAGFSPQDGFGRWLANFNPGRQGQAADGYAFTAPVGSYPPSRWGLHDMSGNVAEWVEDAYTPTYSQLSDLDPVHRDETETRHVIRGGSWSSNAFRIGVGFRDFQDKADASPRIGVRCAADISQIEGVSRDQSNGGAQRIPSPNSQQGVPQQGQPPQGQQPPAQGQPPQQGQPPQGQQQPPAQQPQQPPQQQPQQGGGLF, encoded by the coding sequence ATGTCGATGAAACGATTCATCGCCGCTACCCTGCTGTTCATTCTCGTGGGCAGCGTGTCGGAAGCCAATGCGCAGCGCCTTTTCCTACAGGGGGGAGCGCTGGTTGCGGAAGACACGGAGCTGAGCTCCATTAGTGGTACTACTCCGGCAGTCGGTGGTGGTGTCCAGTTTGACTACGCCAACTACGGGCGTCTCCGCGCTGGACTCACGTACCAAGACCTTTTGTCCCTCGAAGCGATTCTTCAATTGCATCCACTCGGGGTTGACGCCAACATTAACCCGTATCTTTTTGCCGGATACGGACGATATTTCTCTCGTGGCGTTAACGATGAGAAAGGGATGATTCCCGTTGGTGTGGGATTGGAATATGGTGTCCAGCGCAATATCGCAATCTCCCTCGAGGTGTCTGGTCGTTGGGGATACGTCGAGCGTGAGGATATTTCGCAAACGGACACCCCGGAGATCGTTGCCGGTCTAATGCCGTCGCTCGGCCTTGTCTATAAACTCGAACGGATCGCCCGCGCCGAGCCCGGGGCAACGCCGGTAGATCAGAAAGATCGTAGAGAGCGAGAGCCGCGAGAGCCGCGCGAACCGGGTGAGTCGGAAGGCTTCGCACGTCAGCAGAACTTCGGTGAGCGGGGTGGGGCCGTTCAGAGTCCGTTCCAGGATCCGACGCAACTTACGCAGGGAGGTCCGCCCTCCGCTTTCGAGCGTCCGGACCGGGATTCCATCAAGACCAATGAGCCGTTGATGATTTCGGGCCCGAACGACGCTGCGTTCGACGATCCCGGCGTACCACCGATCTCCGGAGAGGTCGTTGTTTCCGAGGACGGTGACATGGTGCGTCTTCCCGACGGAACCTTCATTATGGGACTTACCGACGAAGATCCATTTGACATACAAAACGCGGGTCGTCGTCGCATCACCGTGAGTTCCTTTTACATGGACCGATTCGAGGTTACGAACGCGGAGTACCGCGAATTCCTCAATCAGTCTAATCGTCGCGACGACCTACTCCCCGACTCGTCCGCCTGGCGTGAGAGCGCAAGCCGGGCCGACTGGTCGACCTACTTCTACGGCTCGACGTACGACGACTACCCGGTCGTAGCCATCACATGGGAGGAAGCTAGCGAATACTGTCAGTACGCCGGTAAACGTTTGCCGACCGAGGCCGAGTGGGAATACGCCGCTCGGAGTGGTCGCGTGGGTGGAATTTACCCGTGGGCTGGTTTCTCACCCCAGGATGGGTTCGGCCGTTGGCTCGCGAACTTCAACCCGGGTCGACAGGGTCAGGCCGCCGACGGTTATGCCTTTACGGCCCCCGTTGGATCCTATCCGCCGAGTCGTTGGGGGCTCCACGACATGTCAGGAAACGTAGCAGAGTGGGTTGAGGACGCATACACGCCTACATACAGTCAGCTTTCTGACCTCGATCCAGTTCACCGCGACGAGACTGAAACACGCCACGTCATTCGAGGCGGATCATGGAGTTCCAACGCATTTCGGATCGGTGTTGGCTTCCGTGATTTCCAGGATAAGGCAGATGCCTCCCCTCGAATTGGCGTACGATGTGCAGCAGATATCAGCCAGATCGAAGGTGTGAGCCGCGACCAATCCAACGGTGGCGCGCAACGCATTCCTTCTCCCAACAGTCAACAGGGTGTACCGCAGCAGGGGCAGCCACCACAGGGCCAGCAACCGCCGGCTCAGGGTCAGCCTCCGCAGCAAGGTCAGCCTCCGCAGGGTCAGCAGCAACCGCCGGCCCAGCAGCCGCAGCAACCTCCACAGCAACAGCCACAGCAAGGTGGCGGGTTGTTCTAG
- a CDS encoding YifB family Mg chelatase-like AAA ATPase, with product MFIRVWSSATHGVDALPIEVETNVASGIHEYTVVGLPKGAVRESLDRIWAALKNENLEAPRGRITINLAPADVPKDSAAFDLPLAISLIAAATDRVPEEAVARNWIMGELSLDGSVRPVRGVLPMTIEARDHGCDGVLVPAANAPEAAVVENIVVYPIRRLRDAVNVLSSESSIEAPAPYDGSGRKDERHESVGILDFRDVRGQENAKRALEVAAAGGHNALLVGPPGSGKTMLARRMPTILPQLSRAEALETTKIHSVAGRLDAGNGIVGTRPFRSPHHTISDAGLCGGGAHPKPGEISLAHNGVLFLDELPEFKRRVLEVMRQPIEEGEITISRARSTVTYPARFMLIASMNPCPCGHLTDPQRECVCAPAQVQRYLSKLSGPLMDRIDLHVEVAPVSFDEMDGPRDGDSSSTVRDRVERARTIQDVRYSDDLVHCNAQIGSRLVEEHCFVDDSGRTLLKSAIERLGLSARAYTRILKVARTIADLEEATEIDARHVSEAVQYRALDRDWWHG from the coding sequence ATGTTTATCCGCGTCTGGAGTAGCGCGACACACGGTGTTGATGCTTTGCCTATCGAGGTTGAGACAAATGTAGCGTCCGGTATTCACGAGTACACCGTCGTCGGTCTTCCGAAGGGGGCCGTACGCGAAAGCCTCGACCGCATCTGGGCTGCGCTGAAAAACGAAAATCTTGAGGCGCCACGTGGGCGTATCACGATTAACCTTGCCCCCGCGGATGTCCCGAAGGATAGTGCGGCTTTCGACCTGCCGCTGGCGATCAGCCTGATTGCGGCAGCGACAGACCGGGTTCCGGAGGAGGCTGTAGCAAGAAACTGGATCATGGGGGAGTTGTCACTCGATGGGAGCGTGCGTCCCGTTCGCGGGGTATTGCCCATGACGATCGAAGCGCGCGACCATGGATGCGATGGCGTTTTGGTCCCGGCAGCGAATGCACCAGAGGCGGCGGTGGTTGAGAATATCGTCGTGTATCCCATCCGTCGCCTGCGCGATGCCGTGAATGTCCTGTCGTCAGAATCATCAATCGAAGCGCCAGCGCCATATGACGGTTCGGGTCGTAAGGATGAGCGTCACGAATCGGTCGGAATCCTCGATTTTCGAGATGTGAGAGGGCAGGAGAATGCGAAACGTGCCCTGGAAGTCGCTGCTGCTGGAGGACACAATGCTCTGCTCGTGGGGCCGCCGGGGTCTGGTAAGACCATGCTCGCTCGCCGAATGCCGACGATCCTGCCACAGTTGTCCCGGGCCGAGGCTCTTGAGACGACGAAGATCCACTCCGTGGCCGGCCGCTTAGATGCAGGGAACGGAATCGTGGGCACGCGGCCGTTCCGCTCTCCGCATCATACAATTTCCGATGCAGGTCTCTGTGGGGGAGGGGCGCACCCAAAGCCAGGGGAAATCTCGCTCGCGCACAACGGTGTTTTGTTTCTGGACGAGTTGCCCGAGTTTAAGCGCCGCGTGCTGGAGGTGATGCGGCAGCCAATTGAAGAAGGAGAAATCACGATTAGCCGAGCTCGGTCGACCGTAACATACCCGGCTCGCTTTATGCTGATCGCAAGCATGAATCCATGCCCTTGTGGGCATCTGACGGACCCTCAGAGAGAATGCGTATGTGCACCCGCTCAGGTCCAACGGTACCTATCGAAATTGAGTGGGCCTCTCATGGATCGCATTGATCTACACGTAGAGGTCGCTCCGGTCTCATTTGACGAAATGGATGGACCACGGGACGGTGACTCTTCTTCTACGGTTCGGGACCGGGTGGAGCGCGCGCGGACGATTCAAGACGTCCGGTACTCAGATGATCTCGTTCATTGCAATGCGCAAATCGGGAGCCGTCTCGTGGAGGAGCACTGTTTTGTCGATGATTCGGGACGCACATTGCTGAAATCCGCTATCGAACGTCTCGGCCTAAGTGCTCGGGCGTATACGCGCATCCTGAAAGTTGCACGGACCATTGCAGATTTAGAAGAAGCTACCGAGATCGACGCCCGCCACGTGTCCGAAGCGGTTCAATATCGGGCATTGGATCGAGATTGGTGGCACGGATAG
- a CDS encoding patatin-like phospholipase family protein, which yields MTPTLALMLSGGGARSAFQAGVLRYISEAFPGVNFPVLTGISAGAINTAQIANHVGPLDEAAERLEDSWRDLDVEDVFEVESGLSILWSLLWNQRDKPESASVSPEAIRRQHGLLDTTPLWHFLSEKLGANEGILDGVSENLRQGRLRAAAVITTNYTTGQTVTWVQGQDFDVWERPNRISIHAELTVDHVMASTSLPLVFPAVQIGDSWYGDGGIRLSAPLAPAVHLGADRILAISNHYPRSRAEADAPSVIGYPPTAQIIGLLMNAIFADTLDQDAYTLERVNRLVNELPRHRRMGMREIQLLRLRPSVDLAQLAYEYKDQLPASVRFLTSGLGASETRSPDWMSVLLFLPDYIDRLMDIGYHDAKAQHDELEHFFSGIPTSTLSQDSTQDDDEEEIPVLEEIGEDR from the coding sequence GTGACGCCTACGTTGGCTCTGATGTTGAGCGGGGGCGGAGCGCGATCTGCATTTCAGGCGGGTGTTCTTCGGTACATCTCTGAGGCATTTCCTGGTGTAAACTTTCCGGTTCTAACCGGCATCTCCGCAGGCGCCATCAACACCGCACAGATTGCGAACCACGTGGGCCCGCTCGATGAAGCGGCTGAGCGGTTAGAAGATTCCTGGCGAGACCTGGATGTGGAGGACGTGTTCGAGGTGGAGTCCGGCCTCAGCATATTGTGGAGCCTGCTGTGGAATCAGCGAGACAAGCCCGAAAGCGCCAGCGTCAGTCCAGAAGCGATCCGGCGTCAGCACGGGCTCCTGGACACGACGCCGCTGTGGCATTTCCTGAGCGAGAAGCTGGGAGCGAATGAAGGGATTCTCGATGGTGTGAGCGAAAATTTGCGCCAGGGGAGACTACGAGCAGCCGCTGTTATCACGACAAACTATACGACGGGGCAGACCGTCACGTGGGTGCAGGGGCAAGACTTCGATGTGTGGGAGCGCCCGAATCGAATCAGCATCCATGCGGAGCTGACGGTCGATCACGTGATGGCATCCACCTCACTGCCGCTTGTTTTTCCGGCCGTCCAAATCGGAGACTCCTGGTACGGGGATGGAGGAATTCGGCTTTCAGCGCCGCTTGCGCCGGCCGTGCACCTTGGGGCCGATCGAATTCTGGCGATTTCGAACCACTACCCGCGAAGCCGAGCCGAGGCGGATGCGCCCTCAGTGATCGGGTATCCACCGACGGCACAGATTATCGGTCTCCTTATGAACGCGATCTTTGCCGATACGCTTGACCAAGATGCCTACACGTTAGAGCGGGTCAATCGGCTGGTGAATGAACTGCCCCGACACCGACGGATGGGCATGCGTGAAATTCAGCTCTTGCGCTTGCGCCCGTCTGTCGATCTCGCACAGCTTGCGTATGAGTACAAAGATCAGTTGCCCGCGTCTGTCCGCTTTCTGACGAGTGGCCTTGGTGCGAGCGAAACGCGGAGTCCAGACTGGATGAGCGTACTGCTCTTTCTGCCCGACTACATCGACCGACTGATGGATATCGGTTATCACGACGCAAAGGCCCAGCACGACGAGCTTGAGCACTTTTTTTCTGGGATTCCGACATCTACACTCTCGCAAGACTCGACACAGGACGACGATGAGGAGGAGATTCCTGTGCTCGAAGAAATAGGCGAAGATAGGTAA
- a CDS encoding peptidase: protein MNVLFIFLDGVGIGPPTLNNPLAAHTWPALERLASDQSWTAPLRSVHTKQHVVKPIDATLGVEGLPQSGTGQATLFTGVNCAERVGRHFGPFPHSATHDVLRKLNIFQRMESEVDPIDNQSSASTFANAYPERFFEWVNGRGRWTVTTFSAIETGLDLRGTNELQTGDAVAANISGSGWPDPTANIAPITATQAADNLVRLHRKHRLTLFEYYLTDKAGHGRLDESAESILANVNDFLWRVLDRLDPAKECLVITSDHGNIEDLSQKQHTRYPVPFIALGRGAHAFENVQSLTDVTPAILRLFATETA from the coding sequence ATGAACGTTCTTTTCATTTTTCTGGATGGTGTTGGCATCGGGCCACCAACGCTGAACAATCCCCTAGCGGCGCATACATGGCCCGCACTCGAACGATTGGCCAGCGACCAATCGTGGACGGCTCCTCTGCGCTCCGTTCACACGAAGCAGCACGTCGTAAAACCGATCGATGCAACACTGGGCGTAGAGGGCTTGCCCCAAAGCGGTACGGGACAGGCAACTCTGTTTACGGGCGTAAACTGTGCCGAACGTGTTGGACGCCACTTCGGCCCCTTCCCCCACTCTGCTACACACGATGTGTTGAGGAAGCTGAATATTTTCCAGCGAATGGAGTCTGAGGTTGACCCAATAGACAATCAGTCAAGCGCTTCGACCTTTGCTAACGCGTACCCGGAGCGGTTCTTTGAATGGGTAAACGGGCGTGGTCGCTGGACCGTGACGACCTTTTCGGCGATAGAAACCGGTCTAGATCTTCGAGGGACGAACGAACTCCAAACCGGTGATGCGGTCGCAGCAAACATTTCCGGATCTGGGTGGCCCGACCCCACAGCCAATATCGCTCCGATCACAGCTACGCAGGCTGCAGACAACCTGGTACGCCTTCACCGAAAGCATCGCCTAACCTTGTTCGAGTACTATTTGACAGACAAAGCTGGTCATGGGCGACTGGACGAGTCGGCTGAAAGCATTCTTGCCAACGTTAATGACTTTTTGTGGCGGGTACTCGACCGGCTCGACCCCGCAAAGGAATGCCTCGTCATCACGAGTGATCACGGCAATATCGAGGATCTGAGTCAAAAGCAGCACACGCGTTATCCCGTACCATTCATCGCACTGGGGCGTGGTGCACATGCATTTGAGAACGTCCAGTCCCTCACGGATGTGACCCCCGCCATCCTCCGACTTTTCGCAACGGAGACGGCGTAA
- a CDS encoding lactate 2-monooxygenase, producing MSDRVSSSSVGMERQIEIYMNGLQGKAPDLPVDPDRLRIAAREVLDDRAWGYLDGGAGSGDTMSANRAAFRRWRLRPRMLQGVEDRDLHVQVLGSTIRAPMMFAPIGVLSIIHPAAEVAVAEAASTLNLPLVLSTAASRSMEEVADAQGDGARWFQLYWGKNDDVTASMVERAEASGYSAIVVTLDTTVLSWRDRDLENGYLPFLEGEGLGNYFSDPAFRRALDEPPEENPTQAILYFASMFSNPALTWDDLQWLRDLTDLPIVLKGILDPQDAKRAAEARVDGIIVSNHGGRQVDGAIAALDALPVVADAVGDQIEVFFDSGIRRGSDILKALALGARAVLVGRPYCHGLAIAGADGASEMMLNLLSDLDLTLGLTGCSSIDDVTRDLLLRADAEGGVEI from the coding sequence ATGAGTGACCGGGTCAGTAGTAGCTCCGTTGGAATGGAGCGGCAGATTGAGATCTACATGAATGGGCTACAGGGGAAGGCGCCCGACCTCCCCGTCGATCCCGATCGATTGCGCATCGCTGCGCGTGAGGTTCTCGACGACCGCGCCTGGGGGTACCTGGATGGTGGGGCGGGCTCTGGAGACACGATGTCTGCGAACCGGGCCGCGTTCAGGCGATGGAGGTTACGGCCTCGCATGTTGCAAGGAGTCGAGGATCGCGATCTGCACGTCCAGGTGTTGGGGTCCACGATCCGTGCACCAATGATGTTCGCACCGATCGGTGTCTTATCGATCATCCATCCGGCCGCTGAGGTGGCCGTCGCCGAAGCTGCATCGACACTGAACCTACCGCTGGTCCTCAGCACGGCCGCGTCTCGCTCGATGGAAGAGGTGGCGGACGCGCAGGGGGATGGCGCACGGTGGTTTCAGTTATACTGGGGCAAGAATGACGACGTGACGGCCAGCATGGTCGAGCGAGCCGAAGCGAGTGGGTACAGCGCCATCGTGGTTACGCTGGATACGACGGTTCTCTCATGGCGTGACCGTGATCTTGAGAATGGCTATTTGCCATTTTTGGAAGGGGAGGGACTCGGAAATTATTTCAGCGATCCAGCCTTTCGGCGTGCGCTCGACGAGCCGCCCGAGGAAAATCCCACGCAGGCCATCCTGTATTTCGCCAGCATGTTCTCCAATCCGGCACTGACCTGGGACGACCTCCAGTGGCTGCGCGACCTCACCGATCTGCCGATTGTACTCAAGGGCATTCTGGATCCGCAGGATGCCAAACGAGCGGCGGAAGCCAGGGTGGACGGAATCATCGTGTCCAACCATGGCGGGCGACAGGTGGACGGAGCTATTGCCGCGCTCGATGCATTGCCCGTGGTTGCCGATGCCGTGGGCGACCAGATCGAGGTCTTTTTCGATAGCGGGATTCGTCGAGGAAGCGATATCCTGAAAGCTCTGGCACTCGGTGCTCGCGCCGTCCTCGTCGGACGTCCTTACTGCCACGGGCTTGCTATCGCGGGGGCAGATGGCGCTAGCGAGATGATGCTCAACCTGTTGTCGGATCTCGATCTGACGCTGGGCCTCACCGGTTGCAGCTCCATTGACGATGTCACCCGAGATCTGCTACTTCGTGCGGATGCTGAGGGCGGCGTCGAGATCTGA